From Falco biarmicus isolate bFalBia1 chromosome 18, bFalBia1.pri, whole genome shotgun sequence, one genomic window encodes:
- the ANXA4 gene encoding annexin A4 → MATIKGVSSFSAEQEAQALRKAMKGFGTDEDAIIEILTKLNISQRQQVLITYKSSIGRDLIDDLKSELSGNFERVIVGMMTPTTMYDVHELRRAVKGAGTDEGCLIEILASRTNEEIRRINENYKLQYGCTLEEDIVSDTSSMFRRVLVSLSTGNRDEGMYVDDALAQQDAQCLYEAGEKKWGTDEVQFMAILCTRNRCHLLRVFDAYRGIANKDITDSIKSEMSGDLEDALLAVVKCMRNKPAYFAERLYKSMKGLGTDDNTLIRVMVSRAEIDMLDIRREFLTMYGKSLYSFIKGDCSGDYRKVLLRLCGGDD, encoded by the exons ATG GCAACAATCAAGGGGGTCTCAAGCTTCAGTGCTGAGCAAGAAGCACAGGCACTAAGGAAGGCTATGAAGGGATTTG GCACAGATGAAGATGCCATCATTGAGATCTTGACCAAACTAAACATTTCCCAACGTCAGCAAGTTCTGATCACCTATAAAAGCAGTATTGGCAGG GACTTGATTGATGACTTGAAGTCTGAGCTAAGTGGGAACTTTGAAAGGGTGATCGTTGGTATGATGACTCCTACCACCATGTACGACGTGCATGAACTGAGGAGGGCTGTGAAG GGGGCAGGAACAGATGAAGGCTGCCTGATTGAAATTCTAGCTTCTCGCACAAACGAAGAGATTCGGCGCATTAATGAGAACTACAAACTGC AATATGGCTGTACCCTGGAGGAGGACATCGTTTCTGACACATCTTCCATGTTTCGAAGAGTCCTCGTGTCCCTCTCGACG GGTAACAGAGATGAGGGAATGTATGTGGATGATGCCCTTGCTCAACAAGATGCCCAG TGCCTGTATGAAGCTGGGGAGAAgaaatggggaacagatgaGGTACAATTTATGGCCATCCTCTGTACACGGAACAGATGCCACCTGCTACGAG TTTTCGATGCCTACAGAGGGATTGCTAATAAGGACATAACAGACAGCATTAAATCGGAGATGTCAGGAGACCTTGAAGATGCTTTGTTAGCTGTGG TAAAGTGCATGCGAAATAAACCTGCATATTTTGCTGAAAGATTGTATAAATCCATGAAG GGCTTGGGAACGGATGACAACACGTTGATCCGAGTGATGGTGTCCCGTGCTGAGATAGATATGCTGGACATCAGAAGGGAATTCCTGACCATGTATGGGAAATCGCTCTACTCCTTCATTAAG GGAGACTGCTCAGGGGACTATAGAAAAGTTCTGCTCAGACTCTGTGGTGGGGACGATTAA
- the GMCL1 gene encoding germ cell-less protein-like 1: MGSLSSRMLRRRPGLPRGEGAAGDGGDRGGKRRRGGAEGDGDSDSEREERLLDTPCRKKLKSTSKYIYQTLFLNGENSDIKICALGEEWNLHKVYLCQSGYFSSMFSGSWKESSMNIIELEIPDQNIDVEALQVAFGSLYRDDVLIKPGRVVALLAAACMLQLDGLIQQCGETMKETINAKTVCSYYNSAGTYGLDSVKKKCLEWLLNNLMTHQSVELFKELSINLMKELISSSNLLVMQVEMDVYTALKKWMFLQLVPSWNGSLKQLLTEADAWFARRRKDFGDGIAFLESEQGNAFLPVFSHLRLQYIISDLASARIVEKDSLIPPEWLLSVYQQQWFAMLRAEQDNDIGPQEINKEEFEGSSMRCGRKLAKDGDYCWRWTGFNFGFDLLVTYTNRYIIFKRNTLVQPCSGSVSLQPRRNVAFRLRLASFDSSGKIICSRTTGYQILTLEKDQEQVVMNLDGRLLIFPLYICCNFLYTSPEKKADSEAPPDNSEA, from the exons aTGGGCTCGCTGAGCAGCCGGATGCtgaggcggcggccgggcctCCCGCGCGGCGAGGGGGCGGCCGGGGACGGCGGCGACCGGGGAGGCAAGCggaggcgcggcggggccgaggGCGACGGTGACAGCGACAGCGAGCGGGAGGAGCGGCTGCTCGACACCCCCTGCAG gaagaagctgaaaagcactTCCAAGTACATCTACCAGACCCTGTTCCTGAACGGGGAGAACAGCGACATCAAAATCTGCGCCCTGGGCGAGGAGTGGAACCTGCACAAGGTCTATCTGTGTCAG TCAGGCTACTTTTCCAGTATGTTCAGCGGATCTTGGAAAGAATCTAGCATGAACATCATAGAGTTGGAGATTCCTGACCAAAATATTGATGTGGAAG CTCTACAGGTGGCTTTTGGCTCACTCTATAGGGACGACGTCTTGATAAAACCCGGGCGAGTAGTTGCACTTTTAGCAGCAGCCTGCATGCTGCAGCTT GATGGTTTAATCCAGCAGTGTGGTGAAACAATGAAGGAAACCATTAATGCAAAAACTGTGTGTAGTTACTATAATTCGGCGGGGACATACGGGTTAGACtctgtgaagaaaaa GTGCCTTGAATGGCTCTTGAATAACCTGATGACTCACCAGAGCGTCGAACTCTTCAAAGAACTCAG caTAAACCTCATGAAAGAGCTAATTAGCTCTTCTAACCTGCTGGTAATGCAAGTGGAAATGGATGTGTATACTGCTCTCAAAAAG TGGATGTTCCTTCAGCTAGTGCCTTCTTGGAATGGGTCTTTGAAACAGCTCTTAACCGAAGCTGATGCCTGGTTTGCCAGGCGTAGGAAAG ATTTTGGTGATGGCATCGCGTTCCTGGAGTCAGAACAGGGGAATGCGTTCCTGCCGGTCTTCTCGCACTTGAGATTACAGTATATCATCAGTGACCTGGCATCAGCCAGAATTGTTGAGAAGGATTCCCTAATACCCCCAG aaTGGCTGCTCTCTGTTTACCAACAGCAGTGGTTTGCCATGCTCAGAGCAGAACAAGACAATGATATTGG gcctcaagaaataaataaagaggaATTTGAAGGAAGCAGCATGAGGTGTGGTCGGAAACTCGCAAAGGACGGTGAT tacTGCTGGCGGTGGACTGGCTTCAACTTTGGCTTTGACCTTCTTGTTACTTACACAAATCGTTACATCATTTTCAAGCGGAACACGCTGGTTCAGCCGTGCAGTGGATCTGTCAGCCTGCAGCCTCGGAGGAACGTAGCCTTCAG GTTACGTCTGGCCTCTTTTGATAGCAGTGGGAAAATTATTTGTAGCAGAACGACGGGATATCAGATCCTAACCCTTGAGAAGGACCAG GAGCAGGTGGTGATGAATTTGGACGGCAGGCTGCTCATCTTCCCGCTCTACATCTGCTGCAACTTCTTGTACACCTCGCCGGAGAAGAAGGCCGACAGTGAGGCGCCGCCTGATAATTCAGAAGCCTGA
- the LOC130160416 gene encoding hexokinase-2: MRLSEETLQEVAQRFRKEMEKGLGADTNPTASVKMLPTFVRSTPDGTEDGDFLALDLGGTNFRVLRVKVSDNGLQKVEMENQIYAIPEELMRGSGVQLFDHIAECLANFMEKLKIKDKKLPLGFTFSFPCHQTKLDESILVTWTKGFKCSSVEGKDVVSMLRKSIKKRGDFDIDIVAVVNDTVGTMMTCGYDDHNCEVGLIVGTGTNACYMEEMRHIDLVEGDEGRMCINMEWGAFGDDGTLNDIRTEFDREIDMGSLNPGKQLFEKMISGMYMGELVRLILVKMAKEGLLFGGRLTPDLLTTGHFETRYVSAIEKEKEGLQKAHEILTKLGLEPSHEDCVATHRICQIVSTRSANLCGATLAAVLQRIKENKGVDRLRSTVGVDGSVYKKHPHFARRLHKTVRKLLPDCEIRFVRSEDGSGKGAAMVTAVAYRLAAQHKARQKILEALKLSHEQLLEVKQRMRMEMDKGLGKETHAEATVKMLPTYVCSTPDGTEKGDFLALDLGGTNFRVLLVRVRNGMRRGVEMHNKIYSIPVEVMQGTGEELFDHIVHCISDFLEYMGMKGVSLPLGFTFSFPCQQTNLDEGILLKWTKGFKATGCEGEDVVNLLKEAIHRREEFDLDVVAVVNDTVGTMMTCGYEDPYCEVGLIVGTGSNACYMEEMRNVELVEGEEGRMCVNMEWGAFGDSGCLDDIRTEFDLAVDELSLNPGKQRFEKMISGMYLGEIVRNILMDFTKRGLLFRGRISERLKTRGIFETKFLSQIESDCLALLQVRSILQHLGLETTCDDSIIVKEVCTVVARRAAQLCGAGMAAVVDKIRENRGLDFLKVTVGVDGTLYKLHPHFSTVMHETVKQLSPKCEVTFLQSEDGSGKGAALITAVACRIREAGQR, translated from the exons AGGACGGGGACTTCTTGGCGCTGGATCTTGGTGGCACCAATTTCCGTGTGCTGAGGGTGAAGGTGTCCGACAATGGTCTGCAGAAGGTGGAGATGGAGAATCAGATCTACGCCATCCCCGAGGAGCTCATGCGAGGCAGTGGGGTGCAG ctgtttgacCACATCGCCGAGTGCTTGGCCAACTTCatggagaaactgaaaatcaagGACAAGAAACTTCCCCTGGGGTTCACCTTCTCCTTCCCGTGTCACCAGACCAAGCTGGATGAG AGCATCCTCGTGACGTGGACGAAGGGGTTCAAGTGCAGCAGCGTGGAGGGGAAGGACGTGGTGTCGATGCTGCGCAAGTCCATCAAGAAAAGAGGG GACTTTGACATTGACATTGTGGCCGTGGTGAACGACACTGTTGGGACCATGATGACCTGCGGCTACGACGATCACAACTGCGAAGTCGGCCTCATCGTTG GTACCGGCACCAACGCCTGTTACATGGAGGAGATGAGGCACATTGACCTGGTGGAAGGGGACGAAGGTCGGATGTGCATCAACATGGAGTGGGGGGCCTTCGGCGACGACGGCACGCTCAACGACATCCGGACGGAGTTCGACCGCGAGATAGACATGGGCTCGCTCAACCCTGGCAAACAATT GTTTGAGAAGATGATCAGCGGGATGTACATGGGAGAGCTGGTCAGGCTCATCCTGGTGAAGATGGCCAAGGAGGGGCTCTTGTTTGGAGGGAGGCTCACCCCAGATCTGCTCACCACCGGCCACTTTGAGACCAGATATGTCTCTGCTATTGAGAA ggagaaagaagggCTGCAGAAAGCCCACGAGATCCTCACcaagctggggctggagccatCTCATGAGGACTGTGTGGCCACCCACCGCATCTGCCAGATTGTTTCCACCCGCTCGGCCAACCTGTGCGGGGCCACCCTGGCAGCCGTGCTGCAGCGCATCAAGGAGAACAAGGGGGTGGACCGCCTGCGCTCCACCGTCGGCGTCGATGGCTCCGTCTACAAGAAGCATCCTCA CTTTGCCCGGCGCCTCCACAAGACGGTGCGGAAGCTGCTGCCAGACTGCGAGATCCGTTTCGTGAGGTCGGAAGATGGAAGTGGCAAAGGGGCAGCCATGGTGACGGCGGTGGCCTACAGGCTGGCCGCCCAGCACAAGGCACGCCAGAAGATTTTGGAGGCGCTCAAGCTGAGCCATGAGCAGCTCCTGGAGGTGAAGCAAAGGATGAGGATGGAGATGGACAAGGGGCTGGGCAAGGAGACGCATGCAGAGGCAACGGTGAAAATGCTGCCCACCTACGTGTGCTCGACTCCGGACGGGACAG AAAAAGGAGATTTCCTTGCCCTGGACCTGGGAGGCACCAATTTCCGTGTGCTGCTGGTGCGTGTGAGGAACGGGATGAGGCGCGGCGTCGAGATGCACAACAAGATCTACTCCATCCCGGTGGAGGTCATGCAGGGCACGGGAGAGGAG CTCTTTGACCACATCGTCCACTGCATCTCCGACTTCCTGGAATACATGGGAATGAAGGGCGTATCGCTCCCGCTCGgattcaccttctccttcccttgccAGCAGACCAACCTGGACGAG GGGATTCTTCTGAAGTGGACAAAAGGTTTCAAGGCGACCGGCTGCGAAGGAGAAGATGTGGTAAACCTGCTGAAGGAGGCAATTCACAGGAGGGAG GAATTTGACCTGGATGTGGTCGCGGTGGTCAATGACACCGTTGGCACCATGATGACCTGCGGGTACGAAGATCCGTATTGCGAAGTTGGGCTGATAGTCG gcacaggcagcaacGCCTGCTACATGGAGGAGATGAGGAACGTGGAGCTggtggaaggggaggagggcaggatgTGCGTCAACATGGAGTGGGGGGCGTTTGGTGACAGCGGGTGCCTGGATGACATACGGACGGAGTTCGACTTGGCAGTGGATGAGCTGTCCCTCAACCCTGGCAAGCAAAG GTTCGAGAAGATGATCAGCGGGATGTACCTGGGGGAGATTGTCCGAAACATCCTGATGGATTTCACCAAGCGAGGGCTGCTCTTCCGGGGACGCATCTCCGAGAGGCTGAAGACCAGGGGGATCTTTGAGACCAAGTTCCTGTCCCAGATAGAGAG CGACTGCCTAGCCCTGCTCCAGGTCCGCTCCATCCTCCAGCACCTCGGCCTGGAGACCACGTGCGACGACAGCATCATCGTGAAGGAGGTGTGCACGGTGGTGGCGCGGCGGGCGGCTCAGCTCTGCGGGGCCGGCATGGCAGCCGTGGTGGACAAGATCCGGGAGAACCGCGGGTTGGACTTCCTCAAGGTCACAGTCGGCGTGGATGGGACGCTCTACAAGctgcaccctca CTTCTCCACCGTCATGCACGAAACGGTGAAGCAGTTGTCTCCCAAGTGCGAAGTCACCTTCCTGCAGTCGGAAGACGGCAGCGGCAAGGGTGCAGCGCTCATCACGGCGGTGGCCTGCCGCATCCGGGAGGCCGGCCAGCGGTAG